The proteins below are encoded in one region of Coffea arabica cultivar ET-39 chromosome 4c, Coffea Arabica ET-39 HiFi, whole genome shotgun sequence:
- the LOC140004688 gene encoding uncharacterized protein — protein MKLSKNSITKAEADSLNECFDGSATNRRVDHGHCTRMLENMRMNVPTFVQLCQLLRDNSYITKGPYDKVSSEKRVAIGLYGMTHNVTQRVPSERFQHSTLRPFTDTCTKCDCIGAIDGTHVSTSVARKKYNAFRNRKDTFSQNVLVACDHDMRFVYVKVGWKRSAHDRHMLMDAISNPSAVFSVPPIGKYYTVDAAYRYMPCFMAPFKSGPGGRSQTA, from the exons ATGAAACTTTCAAAGAACTCAATTACCAAGGCCGAGGCAGATAGTCTGAATGAATGCTTTGACGGGTCAGCAACAAATAGACGAGTTGATCATGGACACTGCACTAGGATGCTCGAAAATATGCGTATGAATGTGCCTACTTTTGTTCAACTTTGCCAGTTATTGCGAGACAACAGCTACATTACTAAAGGACCCTATGATAAAGTATCTTCAGAGAAAAGAGTAGCAATTGGTTTATATGGCATGACCCATAATGTGACACAAAGGGTGCCGAGCGAGCGCTTTCAGCATTCCACACTGAGACCATTCACTGACACGTGCACCAAATGT GACTGCATTGGTGCTATTGATGGAACCCATGTCTCGACTAGTGTGGCAAGAAAGAAATATAATGCCTTTCGTAACAGGAAGGACACTTTCTCACAAAATGTTCTAGTTGCATGTGATCACGATATGAGATTCGTATATGTTAAGGTTGGTTGGAAAAGGAGTGCCCATGATAGGCATATGTTGATGGATGCTATTTCCAATCCCAGTGCAGTCTTTTCTGTGCCACCGATTGGTAAATATTATACAGTTGATGCAGCATATAGATATATGCCATGTTTTATGGCCCCTTTCAAGAGTGGTCCAGGTGGGAGATCACAAACTGCGTAG